In Brevundimonas subvibrioides, a genomic segment contains:
- a CDS encoding efflux RND transporter permease subunit, with the protein MNFANISSWSIRNPIPIILMFVILTLAGVGSYFNLRTNNFPDVDLPVVAVSVVQAGAAPTEMETQVTRLVEDAVAGLGQVKHITSTVNDSVSTTSIEFQLGVDLEKVTNDVRNAVTGIRQNLPADVQEPIVQRIEFTGTPIANFVVRAPGMSPEELSWFVDNTVAKRLLTVKGVSQIQRDGGVDREIRIKLDPARLEAQGITAAAVSSQLRGSNINLPGGRGEIGGEEQAIRTVGSASSVEALAQTLIPVGGRTVRLGDLGQVVDEWSEPRGRARFNGQEVVGFGVVRSIGSSEVDVYEQSRAAIEALDAERADVTIEEVANTTSDVINNFHASVEALLLGALLAVIVVFVFLRDWRATFITAVAMPLSLIPTFWIMDLTNQSLNVVTLLALSLTVGILVDDAIVEIENIVRHIRQGKAPYPAAIEAADEIGLAVLATTATLVAVFAPTGFMPGIVGQFFKSFAIATCVSVLFSLLVARTLTPLMGAYLLKADQGKEHTDPFWMGPYQKALAWALGSSARPLSGRPGLGQRIIRRLLDHRFWVVLMGGAFFVFSIILATRIPGEFIPVEDVSRSSVTVEMAPGTTLNQTDAAVQRITRELQKRPEVASIYSSIGSATTSFGGGGNSSAGEVRRASLTVNLVPKADRSLSQQALEAEMGPILRQTPGARVQFGGGGGGGGSLLTIALVGDDGATLEAAAANVAREMRSIDGLSNVVSSAALVRPEILITPKADVAALTGVSTQDISQAARVATLGDADQLLPKFNLGDRQIPIRVMLTEDSRQSIGVIENLKVPTALGSSVPLSAVADISFGAGPNQIDRYDRRRVANITAEMPGTTLGSATTAVNALPSIVNLPSGVAQAASGDVESFQELGVGFGFAIVTGILLMYAVLVLLFKSFLHPITILAALPVSFGGAFIALLLTGKSLSMPALIGIIMLTGIAAKNSILLVDYAIIAMHEGMSRYDALMDSAHKRARPIIMTTLAMGLGMLPIALALGEGTGFRSPMAVAVIGGLITSTALSLLFVPVIFSLIDGLKVRIERRMRRMFAGQRGDEATDNALATPPQLGPGPAE; encoded by the coding sequence ATGAATTTCGCCAACATCTCGTCCTGGTCGATCCGGAATCCGATCCCGATCATCCTGATGTTCGTCATCCTGACGCTGGCGGGCGTCGGTAGTTACTTCAACCTGCGCACCAATAACTTCCCCGACGTTGACCTGCCGGTCGTGGCCGTTTCGGTCGTGCAGGCCGGGGCGGCTCCAACCGAAATGGAGACCCAGGTCACCCGTCTGGTCGAGGATGCCGTGGCCGGTCTTGGGCAGGTCAAACACATCACATCGACGGTCAACGACAGCGTTTCCACCACATCGATCGAGTTCCAGCTGGGTGTCGACCTGGAAAAGGTCACCAATGATGTGCGCAATGCTGTGACGGGCATCCGCCAGAACCTGCCCGCTGATGTTCAGGAACCGATCGTTCAACGCATCGAGTTCACCGGCACGCCCATCGCCAACTTCGTCGTGCGCGCACCGGGCATGAGCCCTGAGGAACTCAGCTGGTTCGTCGACAATACGGTGGCCAAGCGCCTTCTGACCGTGAAGGGCGTCAGCCAGATCCAGCGTGACGGCGGCGTCGATCGCGAAATTCGCATCAAGCTGGATCCAGCCCGGCTGGAGGCCCAGGGCATCACGGCTGCAGCCGTCTCGAGCCAGTTGCGCGGGTCCAATATCAACCTGCCCGGCGGGCGGGGCGAGATCGGCGGCGAGGAACAGGCGATCCGGACGGTCGGTTCGGCATCGTCGGTCGAGGCCCTGGCCCAGACCCTGATCCCCGTCGGCGGCCGCACGGTCCGGCTGGGCGACCTCGGCCAGGTCGTGGACGAGTGGTCCGAGCCGCGCGGGCGCGCCCGCTTCAACGGACAGGAAGTGGTCGGCTTCGGCGTCGTCCGCTCGATCGGGTCCAGCGAAGTCGACGTCTACGAGCAGTCCAGGGCTGCGATCGAGGCACTGGACGCCGAACGCGCCGACGTGACGATCGAGGAGGTCGCCAACACCACCTCGGACGTCATCAACAACTTCCACGCCTCGGTCGAGGCGCTGCTGCTTGGCGCGCTTCTGGCCGTGATCGTGGTGTTCGTCTTCCTGCGCGACTGGCGTGCGACCTTCATTACCGCCGTGGCCATGCCGCTGTCGCTGATCCCGACGTTCTGGATCATGGACCTGACCAACCAGTCCCTGAACGTGGTCACCCTGCTGGCCCTGTCGCTGACGGTCGGCATCCTGGTCGATGACGCCATCGTCGAGATCGAGAACATCGTCCGCCACATCCGGCAGGGCAAGGCACCCTACCCGGCCGCGATCGAGGCCGCCGACGAGATCGGCCTGGCGGTCCTGGCCACCACCGCCACCCTGGTCGCGGTGTTTGCGCCCACGGGCTTCATGCCGGGCATCGTCGGACAGTTCTTCAAGAGCTTCGCCATCGCCACCTGCGTCAGCGTGCTGTTCTCCCTGCTGGTCGCCCGAACCCTGACACCCCTGATGGGGGCCTATCTGCTGAAGGCCGATCAGGGCAAGGAACACACCGATCCGTTCTGGATGGGACCCTATCAAAAGGCTCTGGCCTGGGCGCTGGGCAGCTCCGCCCGGCCGCTTTCCGGCCGACCCGGCCTTGGTCAGCGCATTATCAGACGACTGCTCGATCACCGATTCTGGGTGGTGCTGATGGGCGGTGCCTTCTTCGTCTTCTCGATCATCCTGGCCACCAGGATTCCGGGCGAGTTCATTCCCGTCGAGGACGTGTCCCGCTCCAGCGTGACCGTCGAGATGGCTCCGGGCACCACTCTGAACCAGACAGACGCCGCCGTTCAGCGGATCACCCGGGAATTGCAGAAGCGGCCCGAGGTGGCATCGATCTATTCGTCGATCGGCTCGGCAACGACCAGCTTCGGCGGTGGAGGCAACTCGAGCGCCGGGGAGGTCCGCCGTGCCAGTCTTACCGTCAACCTGGTGCCCAAGGCCGATCGCAGCCTCAGCCAGCAGGCGCTGGAAGCCGAGATGGGGCCGATCCTCCGCCAGACGCCCGGTGCCCGCGTGCAGTTCGGCGGCGGCGGCGGGGGTGGCGGCAGCCTGCTGACCATCGCCCTGGTGGGCGACGACGGCGCGACGCTGGAGGCCGCCGCCGCCAATGTGGCTCGCGAGATGCGTAGCATCGATGGCCTTTCCAACGTTGTGTCCTCGGCCGCCCTCGTTCGTCCGGAAATCCTGATCACGCCAAAGGCTGACGTCGCCGCCCTGACTGGCGTCTCGACACAGGATATCAGCCAGGCTGCTCGTGTGGCCACCCTGGGCGATGCCGACCAACTGCTGCCCAAGTTCAATCTCGGCGACCGCCAGATCCCCATTCGCGTCATGCTGACCGAGGATTCGCGCCAGTCCATCGGCGTGATCGAGAATCTGAAGGTGCCGACTGCGTTGGGCAGTTCGGTCCCGCTGTCGGCGGTCGCCGACATCTCCTTCGGCGCCGGTCCCAACCAGATCGACCGCTATGACCGGCGCCGCGTCGCGAACATCACCGCAGAGATGCCCGGAACGACCCTCGGGTCGGCGACCACGGCCGTGAATGCCCTGCCCTCGATCGTCAACCTGCCGTCCGGTGTCGCACAGGCCGCCTCCGGAGACGTGGAGAGCTTCCAGGAACTGGGCGTCGGTTTCGGCTTCGCCATCGTGACCGGGATTCTGCTGATGTATGCGGTGCTGGTCCTGCTGTTCAAAAGCTTCCTTCACCCGATCACCATCCTGGCCGCCCTGCCGGTCTCCTTCGGCGGGGCCTTCATCGCGCTGCTCCTCACCGGCAAGTCGCTGTCCATGCCGGCCCTGATCGGCATCATCATGCTGACAGGGATCGCGGCCAAGAACTCCATCCTGCTGGTCGACTACGCCATCATCGCCATGCACGAGGGGATGAGCCGCTACGACGCCCTGATGGATTCCGCCCACAAGCGGGCCCGTCCCATCATCATGACGACCCTGGCCATGGGTCTGGGCATGCTGCCCATCGCCCTGGCGCTCGGCGAGGGCACCGGCTTCCGTTCGCCCATGGCGGTGGCCGTGATCGGCGGGCTGATCACATCGACCGCATTGTCCCTGCTGTTCGTGCCCGTCATCTTCAGCCTGATCGACGGACTGAAGGTCCGCATCGAGCGCCGGATGAGGCGGATGTTCGCCGGCCAGCGGGGCGACGAAGCGACGGACAACGCTCTGGCAACCCCGCCACAGCTCGGGCCCGGTCCAGCGGAATAG
- a CDS encoding efflux RND transporter periplasmic adaptor subunit — MAPTTPTRLRSSALTTVAVVVLGLLIAACGGGDKEKAAPIQRQSVTAATVTATNLPRVVNASGSVSAWEEVLVGAETGGLVATGVFVDEGTYVRQGQALVQLNDAVLRAQLRQQQAQVQTAEANLARDDAALARAQELKERGFLSQASLDTAQANQRASAAGVAQARAALSQTQTQLNQATVRAPVSGLVIRRSVTRGQIVPAGSELFRIVRDSRLELDAQVPETDLPLVRAGMSAVIVADQGGETAGTVRIVTSEVDPETRLGVARVALTNGTGLRPGMFARARIDVGDAPVLTVPSDSVVFREGRAGVYVIDANSIVKFVPVQTGDRSGNLVAVTAGLGAGQRVVVQGAGFLGEGDAVSVTTANAAAGAPATIPAAGAAR; from the coding sequence GTGGCCCCCACGACGCCGACGCGCCTGCGCTCCTCCGCCCTTACCACCGTTGCCGTCGTGGTGCTGGGCCTGTTGATCGCCGCCTGTGGGGGTGGGGACAAAGAAAAAGCCGCGCCCATTCAGCGTCAGTCAGTAACGGCGGCGACGGTGACGGCCACCAACCTTCCGCGTGTCGTCAATGCCTCGGGCAGCGTCTCGGCCTGGGAAGAGGTGCTGGTGGGCGCCGAGACCGGCGGCCTGGTCGCCACTGGCGTTTTCGTCGACGAAGGGACCTACGTCCGGCAGGGTCAGGCCCTGGTCCAGTTGAACGATGCCGTCCTGCGCGCCCAACTCCGCCAGCAGCAGGCGCAGGTCCAGACCGCCGAGGCCAATCTCGCGCGTGACGACGCGGCCCTGGCCCGGGCACAGGAGTTGAAGGAGCGCGGCTTCCTCAGCCAGGCCTCGCTTGACACAGCCCAGGCCAACCAGCGCGCCTCGGCAGCGGGCGTCGCCCAGGCGCGGGCAGCCCTCAGCCAGACCCAGACCCAGCTCAATCAGGCCACCGTCCGCGCCCCGGTATCGGGCCTGGTCATCCGACGCAGCGTCACGCGTGGGCAGATCGTCCCGGCGGGCTCGGAGCTGTTCCGCATCGTTCGCGACAGCCGGCTGGAGCTCGACGCCCAGGTGCCCGAGACGGACCTGCCGCTGGTCCGTGCCGGCATGTCGGCCGTCATCGTCGCCGACCAGGGCGGCGAGACCGCCGGCACGGTCCGGATCGTGACGTCGGAAGTCGATCCCGAGACGCGCCTGGGCGTCGCGCGCGTGGCCCTGACGAACGGCACAGGCCTGCGTCCCGGCATGTTCGCCCGCGCGCGCATCGATGTCGGCGACGCGCCGGTGCTGACCGTGCCATCGGACTCGGTCGTGTTCCGCGAGGGCCGGGCGGGAGTCTATGTTATCGACGCCAACTCCATCGTGAAGTTCGTACCCGTCCAGACCGGCGATCGATCCGGCAATCTGGTCGCGGTGACGGCAGGGCTCGGTGCCGGTCAGCGCGTCGTGGTCCAGGGGGCCGGGTTCCTGGGCGAGGGTGACGCAGTAAGCGTAACAACCGCCAATGCCGCAGCCGGGGCACCCGCGACGATTCCGGCCGCCGGAGCTGCGCGATGA
- the lepA gene encoding translation elongation factor 4 gives MTTPPIDRIRNFSVVAHIDHGKSTLSDRLIQFTGGLTAREMSAQVLDSMDIEKERGITIKAQTVRLNYRARDGLEYVLNLMDTPGHVDFAYEVSRSLAACEGSLLVVDASQGVEAQTLANVYQAIDNNHEIVPVLNKIDLPAAEPERVRQQIEDVIGIDASDAVLCSAKSGLGIEEVLEAIVTRLPAPKGDPDAPLKALLVDAWYDPYLGVVVLVRVFDGQLKAGMRVKMMQNGSTHLVDRVGVFLPKNTPVESLGPGEVGFITAQIKEVAHAAVGDTITDERKPTAEPLKGFKDVQSVVFCGLFPVDAADFEDLRAAIGRLRLNDASFTYEMESSAALGFGFRCGFLGLLHLEIIQERLSREFNLDLIATAPSVVYKIGLRDGTTIDLHNPADLPDVMQIETISEPWIKATILTPDEYLGGVIKLCQDRRGSQIELSYVGTRALVVYELPLNEVVFDFYDRLKSISKGYASFDYELTDYKVGDLVKMSILVNAEPVDALSMLVHRGRAETRGRGMVEKMKDLIPPHMFVIPIQAAIGGKIIARETVRALRKDVTSKCYGGDATRKKKLLEKQKAGKKRMRQFGKVEIPQEAFIAALKMDED, from the coding sequence ATGACGACGCCCCCCATCGACCGAATCCGCAACTTCTCCGTGGTTGCCCACATTGACCACGGAAAATCGACGCTGTCCGACCGGCTGATCCAGTTTACCGGAGGCCTGACGGCGCGGGAGATGTCGGCCCAGGTTCTGGATTCGATGGATATCGAGAAGGAGCGCGGGATCACGATCAAGGCGCAGACGGTGCGGCTGAACTACAGGGCCCGGGACGGGCTGGAGTATGTGCTGAACCTGATGGACACGCCGGGGCATGTGGACTTCGCCTATGAGGTCTCCCGGTCCCTGGCCGCCTGCGAGGGGTCGCTGCTGGTCGTGGACGCCAGTCAGGGCGTCGAGGCCCAGACCCTGGCCAATGTCTATCAGGCCATCGACAACAACCACGAGATCGTGCCGGTCCTGAACAAGATCGACCTGCCCGCCGCCGAGCCCGAGCGGGTGCGCCAGCAGATCGAGGACGTCATCGGCATCGACGCCTCCGACGCCGTCCTGTGCAGCGCCAAGTCCGGTCTCGGCATCGAGGAGGTGCTGGAGGCCATCGTCACCCGACTGCCGGCGCCGAAGGGCGACCCCGACGCCCCGCTGAAGGCCCTGCTGGTCGACGCCTGGTACGACCCCTATCTGGGCGTCGTGGTGCTGGTCCGCGTGTTCGACGGCCAGCTGAAGGCCGGGATGCGGGTCAAGATGATGCAGAACGGCTCGACCCATCTGGTCGACCGGGTCGGCGTCTTCCTGCCCAAGAACACGCCGGTCGAAAGCCTCGGCCCCGGCGAGGTCGGCTTCATCACCGCCCAGATCAAGGAAGTCGCCCACGCCGCCGTCGGCGACACCATCACCGACGAAAGAAAACCCACGGCCGAACCGCTGAAGGGGTTCAAGGACGTCCAGTCGGTGGTCTTCTGCGGCCTGTTCCCGGTCGACGCCGCCGATTTCGAGGACCTGCGCGCCGCCATCGGCCGCCTGCGCCTGAACGATGCCTCCTTCACCTATGAGATGGAATCCAGCGCCGCCCTGGGCTTCGGCTTCCGCTGCGGCTTCCTGGGCCTGCTGCATCTGGAGATCATCCAGGAGCGCCTGAGCCGCGAGTTCAACCTGGATCTGATCGCGACGGCCCCGTCGGTGGTCTACAAGATCGGCCTGCGCGACGGGACCACGATCGATCTGCACAACCCCGCCGACCTGCCCGATGTGATGCAGATCGAGACCATCTCGGAGCCCTGGATCAAGGCCACCATCCTGACGCCCGACGAATACCTCGGCGGGGTCATCAAACTGTGTCAGGACCGGCGCGGCAGCCAGATCGAGCTGTCCTACGTCGGCACCCGGGCGCTGGTGGTCTATGAGCTGCCGCTGAACGAGGTCGTCTTCGACTTCTACGACCGCCTCAAATCCATCTCCAAGGGCTATGCCAGCTTCGATTACGAGCTGACGGACTACAAGGTCGGCGACCTGGTCAAGATGAGCATCCTGGTCAATGCCGAGCCGGTCGACGCCCTGAGTATGCTCGTGCATCGCGGCCGGGCCGAGACGCGCGGCCGGGGCATGGTCGAGAAGATGAAGGACCTGATCCCGCCCCACATGTTCGTCATCCCGATCCAGGCCGCCATCGGCGGCAAGATCATCGCGCGGGAAACCGTGCGCGCGCTGAGGAAGGACGTGACGTCGAAATGCTATGGCGGCGACGCGACGCGCAAGAAGAAGCTGCTGGAGAAGCAGAAGGCCGGCAAGAAGCGGATGCGCCAGTTCGGCAAGGTCGAGATCCCGCAGGAGGCCTTCATCGCCGCGCTGAAGATGGATGAGGATTGA
- a CDS encoding DUF433 domain-containing protein codes for MSELLARITIRPDTCGGRPCIRGMRIRVSDVLGMLAAGETPASILEYHPDLEAEDISACLAYAAREVDHAVILAA; via the coding sequence ATGAGCGAACTTCTGGCCCGCATCACGATCCGTCCCGACACCTGTGGCGGGCGTCCCTGCATAAGGGGAATGAGAATTCGTGTCAGCGACGTGCTGGGCATGCTGGCGGCCGGGGAAACCCCCGCCTCCATACTGGAATACCATCCCGATCTGGAGGCCGAGGACATCTCGGCCTGCCTGGCCTATGCGGCGCGCGAGGTCGATCACGCGGTCATCCTCGCGGCGTGA
- a CDS encoding DUF5615 family PIN-like protein, with translation MRIVVDQQLPPLLADWFRDQGIAAIHVRDLGMSAAPDAAIWAEAARDDAVVLSRDEDFVGLTRAGSARLVWIRIGNCANATLLAAVEANWPAIRRRLEDGERLVELRS, from the coding sequence GTGAGGATCGTCGTCGATCAGCAGCTGCCGCCGCTTCTGGCGGACTGGTTTCGGGACCAAGGCATAGCCGCGATTCATGTCCGCGATCTCGGCATGAGCGCCGCGCCCGACGCGGCCATCTGGGCCGAGGCGGCGCGAGATGACGCCGTCGTCCTCAGCCGCGACGAAGACTTTGTGGGCCTGACCCGGGCCGGTAGTGCGCGACTGGTCTGGATACGCATCGGCAATTGTGCCAACGCAACCTTGCTGGCTGCGGTCGAGGCGAACTGGCCCGCTATTCGTCGACGCCTGGAGGACGGCGAACGGCTGGTGGAACTTCGGTCCTGA
- a CDS encoding SseB family protein — MVAPFVPAPPADLVDQALSAAIADPGLTGAFELALASAVVYVVPADGVPPPGQVFGLDVPFQLMGITLKDGTPANALFTTRAAAARNAGEAAVMGIRGLHALEILRDGWIVLNPGAETGLVLSPEQIRTILKGLGDVRLTDAGQAARAVTVPEREPTELVDRLRRVLTHAHVTGAWLGRTTNASTGAQGWYLQVRGSAPFANVRLAVEQAAGGLDFHGETLDLTVMTPDAADGTGLRIV; from the coding sequence ATGGTCGCTCCCTTTGTACCCGCCCCGCCGGCCGATCTCGTCGATCAGGCGCTCTCGGCGGCCATCGCGGACCCCGGCCTGACGGGCGCGTTCGAACTGGCCCTGGCCTCGGCGGTCGTCTACGTCGTGCCGGCGGACGGGGTGCCGCCGCCCGGTCAGGTCTTCGGCCTTGACGTTCCCTTTCAGCTGATGGGGATCACGTTGAAGGACGGCACGCCCGCGAACGCCCTGTTCACCACCCGGGCGGCGGCGGCGCGGAACGCGGGTGAGGCGGCCGTCATGGGCATCCGGGGCCTGCACGCGCTGGAGATTCTGCGCGACGGATGGATCGTGCTGAACCCCGGCGCAGAAACGGGTCTGGTCCTTTCGCCGGAGCAGATCCGGACGATCCTGAAAGGGCTGGGCGACGTCCGCCTGACGGACGCCGGCCAGGCCGCGCGCGCCGTCACCGTGCCGGAACGCGAGCCGACCGAACTGGTCGACCGCCTGCGCCGCGTACTGACCCATGCGCACGTCACGGGCGCCTGGCTGGGCCGGACGACGAACGCCTCCACCGGTGCACAGGGGTGGTATCTGCAGGTCCGCGGATCCGCCCCCTTCGCCAATGTCCGGCTGGCCGTCGAACAGGCCGCCGGCGGGCTGGATTTCCATGGAGAGACCCTGGACCTCACGGTCATGACCCCGGACGCGGCCGACGGCACAGGGCTGAGGATCGTCTGA